Proteins from a single region of Eublepharis macularius isolate TG4126 chromosome 9, MPM_Emac_v1.0, whole genome shotgun sequence:
- the TXN2 gene encoding thioredoxin, mitochondrial has protein sequence MAQKLLLRPFLSIPRKHLSVPLRSPPSSLLSRVPTVPSCPILCGPSSAIAAPAAATRTFSTTQVFRDTFNVQDGDDFQDRVLKSQKPVVVDFHAQWCGPCKILGPRLEKMVAKQKGKVLMAKVDIDDHTDLALEYEVSAVPTVLALKNGNVVDKFVGIKDEDQLEAFLKKLLGP, from the exons ATGGCCCAGAAACTCCTCCTCAGGCCCTTCCTGTCCATCCCTCGCAAGCATCTCTCTGTGCCACTCCGCTCCCCGCCTTCATCGCTACTCTCCAGGGTACCTACTGTGCCAAGCTGCCCCATCTTGTGTGGGCCCTCTTCCGCCATTGCTGCGCCTGCTGCAGCCACTAGGACATTTTCTACTACTCAGGTCTTCAGAGACACCTTTAATGTCCAAGATGGGGACGACTTCCAAGACAGAGTTTTGAAGAGTCAGAAGCCAGTGGTGGTAGACTTCCATGCACA GTGGTGTGGTCCCTGCAAGATCCTGGGGCCCAGGCTGGAAAAGATGGTGGCGAAGCAGAAGGGCAAAGTACTGATGGCAAAAGTGGACATTGATGACCACACAGATCTGGCCCTTGAATATGAG GTTTCGGCTGTGCCTACGGTCTTGGCTCTGAAGAATGGCAACGTGGTGGATAAATTTGTGGGGATCAAGGATGAGGATCAGCTGGAAGCCTTCCTCAAGAAACTCCTTGGGCCTTGA